The following coding sequences lie in one Glycine max cultivar Williams 82 chromosome 19, Glycine_max_v4.0, whole genome shotgun sequence genomic window:
- the LOC100780978 gene encoding PSME3-interacting protein: MDEDSDRPIRIMNFVSEDQLVEAKKTRGERVEDGTAQRDRPLYEILKENKDKKDAEFNERFKHRPPKALDEDETEFLDTYETTRREYERQVADEEAQQIRSFQAAVEAQSNIVHEVKEKTPLPVVQEQKSAGKKNPASGPLGMIIKVKPQAKKAKVDQGNAEEISKAGNTPVNDKSKSLETVQPLNGEADKSQVVALTGLVSYSDESDEDL; encoded by the exons ATGGATGAAGATTCGGATCGTCCTATCAGGATTATGAACTTCGTCTCCGAAGACCAA TTGGTAGAAGCTAAAAAAACAAGAGGTGAACGAGTTGAAGACGGCACTGCCCAGAGGGATAGACCTCTCTACGAG ATTCTAAAGGAGAATAAGGATAAAAAAGATGCGGAATTTAATGAAAGGTTCAAGCACA GACCTCCTAAAGCTTTAGACGAAGATGAGACTGAGTTTCTTGATACTTATGAAACA ACAAGAAGGGAATATGAACGACAAGTGGCAGATGAGGAAGCCCAACAAATCCGAAGCTTTCAA GCAGCGGTGGAAGCACAGTCCAACATCGTGCATGAAGTAAAGGAAAAAACTCCATTACCTGTCGTCCAG GAACAGAAGTCTGCTGGAAAGAAGAATCCAGCCTCTGGCCCATTAGGCATGATTATAAAAGTCAAGCCTCAAGCTAAAAAAGCCAAGGTGGATCAAGGAAATGCTGAGGAAATTTCAAAGGCAGGAAACACTCCTGTGAATGATAAGAGTAAGTCGTTGGAAACAGTACAGCCATTGAATGGTGAAGCTGATAAGTCCCAAGTTGTTGCCCTAACTGGCCTTGTTTCGTACAGTGACGAAAGTGACGAGGActtgtaa